From Bacteroidota bacterium:
GCAAGCGCGTGGACTATTCCGGGCGTTCCGTGATCGTTGTGGGCCCGGAGCTGAAACTGCACGAATGTGGCCTGCCCAAGGAGATGGCCATCGAGCTGTTCAAGCCCTTCGTGATCCGTAAGCTCATCGAGCGGGGGATTGTAAAAACCGTTAAGTCCGCCCGCCGGGTCATCGATCGGCGCGATCCCGTGATCTGGGATATTCTGGAGAAGGTCATCGATGGCCATCCGGTCCTGCTGAACCGCGCCCCTACGCTGCACCGGATTAGCATCCAGGCCTTCCAGCCGGTCCTGATCGAGGGCAAGGCCATCCAGCTGCACCCGCTTGTGTGCGCGGCCTTCAACGCCGACTTCGACGGCGACCAAATGGCCGTGCACGTGCCCCTCAGCCACGATGCGTGCCTGGAGGCCATGATTCTTATGCTCTCCAGCCACAACATCATCAGCCCCGCCAACGGCCAGCCCATCGCCGTGCCAAGCCAGGACATGGTGCTGGGTATGTACTACCTGACCAAAGCGCGGCCCGGGGCGAAGGGCGAGGGCAGGCTTTTCTCCTCTCCGGATGAGGTCATCATAGCCTACGATCAGGGCGTTGTGGAGCTGCACGCCCGGATCAAGGTGCGCATCGCCGGCGAGCTCGTGGAGACCACGGTCGGACGCGTGCTCTTTAACGAGCTTGTGCCCTCAGAGGTGGGCTTCATCAATGAGCTGCTGACCAAGAAGAACCTCAAAGACATCATTTACCGGGTTTACAAAGCCTGCGGCATCTCCCGAACGGCGCAGTTTCTGGATGATCTCAAGCAGATGGGCTTTGAGCTTGCCACCCGGGCAGGTATCTCCTTTAGCCTGGAAGAGATCATCGTGCCCGAGGAGAAGCAGCCCATCATCCAGGATACGCTGCGCGAGGTGGCCGAGATCCGGATGCGCTACGAGATGGGCTTCATTACCGACAACGAGCGTTACAACCAGGTCATCGACGCCTGGACGCGCTCCATCAACCGGGTCTCGGAGATCTTGTACCGCCGTCTGGCCGAGGACCAGCAGGGTTTCAACGGCATCTTCATGATGCTCGATTCTGGAGCCCGCGGCTCCAAAGACCAGATCAAGCAGCTGGGGGGCATGCGCGGGCTCATGGCCAAGCCCCAAAAGAGCCTAACCGGCGGAGCCGGGGAGATCATCGAACATCCTATTATCGCCAACTTCAAAGAGGGCCTCTCGGTTCTGGAGTACTTTATCTCCACGCACGGGGCCCGAAAGGGGCTCGCCGATACGGCCCTTAAGACGGCCGACGCCGGCTACCTGACGCGCCGGCTCGTCGACGTGGCCCAGGACGTGGTCATCACCCTGGAGGACTGCGGCACGTTGCGCGGCATCCACATGACGGCCCTCAAGGACAACGAGGAGATCGTCGAGCCGCTGGCCGATCGCATCATCGGCCGCGTCTCCGTGCACGACGTCTACGACCCGCTTACGGATGAGCTTATCGTCTCGGCCGGAGAAGAGATCACCGAGGAGCTCGCCGATCGGATCGCCAACACCTCCATCGAGATGGTCGAGGTGCGCTCGCCGCTTACCTGTGAGGCGCCGCGCGGGGTCTGCGCCAAGTGCTACGGCCGTAACCTCGCCACGGGCCGCATGGTGCAAATCGGAGAAGCCGTGGGCATCATCGCCGCCCAGTCCATCGGTGAGCCAGGCACCCAGCTTACGCTGCGGACCTTCCACGTCGGGGGCACGGCCGCGCGTCTAGAGGCCGAATCCAACATTAAGGCCAAATTCTCCGGCCGGGTGCGCTTCGACAAGGTGCGCTATGTGGTCTACGACGATGGAGAAGAGGAACGCCAGGTCGTCATCAACCGGGGGGGGCAGCTCGAGATCCTGGACGAGAACAACCGGGTGGTCTTCACCGCCAATGTGCCCTACGGATCGGAGCTGCTCGTCTCGGATGGGCAGGCGGTGGAGCGCGGCCAGATCCTGTGTCGCTGGGACCCCTGGAACTCGGTCATCGTTTCGGAAGTCTCCGGCACAGCCGAGTGGCACATGCTCGAAGAAGACGTCACGTACCGCTCCGAGGTTGATGAGCACACCGGGCACCGGGATATCGCCATCATCGAGTCCAAGGACAAGACCCTAACGCCCATGATTGTTGTTCGGGGCGAGCAGATCACCAAAGAGTATCCCTTGCCCGTCAAAGCGCGCGTGGTCGTGCAAAACGGTCAGCGCATCCAAGCCGGACAGGTGATCGCCAAGATCCCCCGGGAGACGGTGCGCACCAAAGACATCACAGGGGGCTTGCCCCGCGTAATTGACCTCTTCGAGGCTCGCCAACCCGCCAATCCGGCCGTCGTATCCCATATTGACGGGTTTATCCGGATGGGCGAGCGCAAGCGCGGCCAACAGGAGATCATCATCACGGCTCGGGATGGCCAGGAGGAGCGCCGCTACCACATTCCGCTCTCCCGGCACATCCTGGTGCAGGACGGTGATTTTGTAAACGCCGGGGATCCGCTCACCGATGGTCCGATCTCCCCGCAGGACATCTTGGACATCAAAGGGCCAGGGGCCGTACAGGAATACCTGGTCAACCAGATTCAAGAAGTCTACCGCATGCAAGGCGTCAAGATCGCCGACAAGCATATCGAGATCATCGTCCGGCAGATGATGCAGAAGGTACAGGTTGAGGACCCCGGCGATACGAAGTTTCTTGAAGGCGAGTTGGTGGATCGGACGGCCTTCAACGAGGAGAACGAGTTCATCTACGACAAGCTTGTGGTGCTCGATCCGGGCGACTCCAATCTGCGCATCGGCGACATCATCAGCAAACGCCGCCTGCGGGAGCTCAACTCCGAGCTCAAGCGGCAGGATCGCCGCCTGATCGAAGTCCGTGAGGCTCGCCCGGCCACCTCTCGGCCTATTCTGCTCGGGATCACTGAGGCCGCGTTGCGGACCCAGAGCTGGGTTTCGGCCGCCTCCTTCCAGGAGACCACGCGCGTACTGGCCGATGCGGCCGTGGCCGCCAAGACGGATCTGCTTTTGGGGCTCAAGGAGAACGTGATCGTGGGGCACCCGATTCCGGCCGGCACGGGCTGGCGGCCATTCCGGAACGTGCTCGTCGGCTCTCAGCGCGAGCTA
This genomic window contains:
- the rpoC gene encoding DNA-directed RNA polymerase subunit beta', with the protein product MSLAKTLKIKRDFTRITLSLASPEAILERSYGEVLKPETINYRSFKPEKDGLFCEKIFGPVKDWECACGKYKRIRYKGIVCDRCGVEVTQKAVRRERFGHITLAVPVVHIWYFRSIPNKIGLLLGMSSKEVEQIVYYEKYVVVQAGAARQFGIEDKQLLSEDEYFEVLQQLSSENAQLDDQNPDKFIAKMGGEAIEMMLKRIDLEQLYQELRQQAMHETSQQRKREALKRLQVVNMFREANERVPNRPEWMVLRVIPVIPPELRPLVPLEGGRFATSDLNDLYRRVIIRNNRLKRLMDIRAPEVILRNEKRMLQEAVDALFDNSRKGTAVKGESNRPLKSLSDMLKGKQGRFRQNLLGKRVDYSGRSVIVVGPELKLHECGLPKEMAIELFKPFVIRKLIERGIVKTVKSARRVIDRRDPVIWDILEKVIDGHPVLLNRAPTLHRISIQAFQPVLIEGKAIQLHPLVCAAFNADFDGDQMAVHVPLSHDACLEAMILMLSSHNIISPANGQPIAVPSQDMVLGMYYLTKARPGAKGEGRLFSSPDEVIIAYDQGVVELHARIKVRIAGELVETTVGRVLFNELVPSEVGFINELLTKKNLKDIIYRVYKACGISRTAQFLDDLKQMGFELATRAGISFSLEEIIVPEEKQPIIQDTLREVAEIRMRYEMGFITDNERYNQVIDAWTRSINRVSEILYRRLAEDQQGFNGIFMMLDSGARGSKDQIKQLGGMRGLMAKPQKSLTGGAGEIIEHPIIANFKEGLSVLEYFISTHGARKGLADTALKTADAGYLTRRLVDVAQDVVITLEDCGTLRGIHMTALKDNEEIVEPLADRIIGRVSVHDVYDPLTDELIVSAGEEITEELADRIANTSIEMVEVRSPLTCEAPRGVCAKCYGRNLATGRMVQIGEAVGIIAAQSIGEPGTQLTLRTFHVGGTAARLEAESNIKAKFSGRVRFDKVRYVVYDDGEEERQVVINRGGQLEILDENNRVVFTANVPYGSELLVSDGQAVERGQILCRWDPWNSVIVSEVSGTAEWHMLEEDVTYRSEVDEHTGHRDIAIIESKDKTLTPMIVVRGEQITKEYPLPVKARVVVQNGQRIQAGQVIAKIPRETVRTKDITGGLPRVIDLFEARQPANPAVVSHIDGFIRMGERKRGQQEIIITARDGQEERRYHIPLSRHILVQDGDFVNAGDPLTDGPISPQDILDIKGPGAVQEYLVNQIQEVYRMQGVKIADKHIEIIVRQMMQKVQVEDPGDTKFLEGELVDRTAFNEENEFIYDKLVVLDPGDSNLRIGDIISKRRLRELNSELKRQDRRLIEVREARPATSRPILLGITEAALRTQSWVSAASFQETTRVLADAAVAAKTDLLLGLKENVIVGHPIPAGTGWRPFRNVLVGSQRELEALREGKPKVVPGLEGSGSLPVSP